GGCCGAGCAGGTCGTTGTACCGATCGGCGTCGACGCGGTCGCCGAGGAAGAACACGGCCCCGCCGCCGCCGCGGACGTAGCTCTCGAGCCGCTGGGCCTCGTTCCGCGAGAGCTGCGCGACGTTGCAGAAGAACACGCAGCGGTAGTCGGCCAAGTCGATGGCGGCCAGCTCCGCGTCACTGACCACCTCGGGCTGGATCGGCGAGTCGTTGTCGCCGGTGGGGTTCAGGGCGCTGGCGACGTACATCGCCGCCCCGCGGCGGCCCTCGACGCACAGCACCCGCACGTTGTCTTCAACGCGGCAGGCGAGCCACCGCTGGTTGTCGGCCACTAAACGGTCCTCGGCCAGCCGGACCGACAACGTGTGCTCGCCCGGCGTGCGGATCTGGTGAGAGAATGAAACGCTCGCTGTCTGGCCCGCGCTGAACCGCGCGGTCTGGCTCGCCACCGCGACCCCGTCGACCACCAGGTCGACGAGCTGCTCTTCGGAACCAGAGTCTTTTTCGCCGCCGAAGCGGGCGATCTTCGCCCGCACCGCCAGCGGCCGCTGGGTAGTGGGGGTGGAAGTCTCGAGCCGCGTCTCGACAACCGCCGTGTTCTCGGCGTCCGGCTGGCCGACGTCGACGACCGTCAGCACGGCGTCCTCGATCAGCTTGGCGTAGAGCTGCGCGGCCTGGCCCGTCGCGGCCGACTCTGCCTCAGCATCGCTCGGGTCGCCTGCCGGCGCGTCCCCGGCGAGCGGGCCCCACGTCGCCGCGGTCAGGTCGGTGAAGAAGGTGATCTCGTGCCGGTCGACGTTCGACGCGGCCGCCTCGGCGTCGGTCAGCAGCTGGCGGACGAGCTGCAGCCCGCGGCCCAGGTCGGCGGTCCCCTCGGTCAGCTCGACCTGCTCCACCGAGCGTTTCGCCCGGCTGCGGTCGGAGGTCGGCTGCGCCAGCACCGCCCGCGGCGGCGCGGCGAGCGTGGCGACCGAGAAGACATCCCCCTCGCGGGACTGGTCGATCAGCTGCCCGGCGAGCCGCTTGGCCTGCGTGATCAGCTTGCCGGCGTCGGTCTCCAAGCCCATCGACAGCGACGCGTCCACCACCAGCATCCGGTGCGTCCGCACGCCGGGCCCGACCAGCCCAAGCGAGTCGAGCGTCGGCTTTGCGGCGGCGAGCACCACCAGCAGGATGATCGCGGTGCGGATCGCCAGCAAGATCCACTGCTGCAGCTGCAGCCGCCGCGCGTGCCGCTTGATGGCCGCCTGCAGGAACCGCACGGCGGCCCAGCGGGTCTCCTTCCGCACGCGTTTCATCCACAGGTGGATGAGGATCGGCGCAGCAGCGGCCCCCAGCCACCCGAGGATGGCGAGGTTGGCGAAGCCGAATGCGAGTGGGAGGGGGATCAAAGGGTTTGTCCCATGGCTGGCGCCATGGGCTTTATTAGGCAGTCGGTGTTTGGTTAGCGAACGCGCTGCTGCCGCGCGGCGAGGAAGCGGTGCAGCACGGCGTCGAGCGGCTGGTCGGTTCTTAGTTGCAGGTAGTCGGCCCCCTGGGTGCGGCAGCCGGTGGCGACTGCCGTGGTGAAGGCCTCGAACTCGGTGCGGTACGCCTCGCGGAGCCGGGCCGGGTCGGCCAGGATCTCGCCGGCGCCCTCAAGGCCCTTGAACAGCGTCGGCTGGTCGAACGGGAAGTCGAGTTCGGCCGGGTCGAGCACGTGGCACACCACAACATCGTGCCGGCGGTGGCGGAAGTGCTTCAGCCCGGCCAGCATACTGTCGACGTCGTCGAACAGGTCGCTGAAGATGAACACCACGCCGCGGCGGCTGAGCCGCTCGGCCAGGTCGTGGAAGATCGGGCCGGTGGCGGTCTTCTCCCGCGCGTCGACCCGCTCCATCTCGAGCAAGAGCTGGTTGAGCGTCGCCGGGCTGCTGCTGGGCCGCATGACGCGCCGCACCCGGTCGTCGAACGTGGCGAGCCCGACCGCGTCTTGCTGGTGCAGCACCAGGTACGCCAGCGCCGCGGCGGCGGTCTGGGCGTACTCGAGTTTTGACATGGGGGCGGCGGTCGCCGGCGCGCCGTCCGCCGGCTGACGCCGCCGGCTCTCGTTGCTTGCCGGCGCGGCGCTCTGGTAGGTCATGCTCTCCGACTGGTCGAGCACCAGGTACGCGATGAGGTTGGTCTCCTCCTCGTACTGCTTCAGGTAGACCCGGTCGGTCTTGCCGAACACCTTCCAGTCGACAAACCGCAGGTCGTCGCCGGGGGCGTACTCACGGTGCTCGGCGAACTCGATACTGAACCCCTGGAACGGGCTGCGGTGCAAGCCGGCGACGTACCCCTCGACAATATGCTCCGCGCGCAGCCGCAGCCCCTTGAGCTTGGCCAAGACCGCGGGGTCGAGGAACCGTCGTGATGTGGGGGGGGTGGGCATTCGGTGAGTGGTTTAGCGGAGTAGCCGGCGAGCTACGCCTCGGCGGGTTTTAACGCGGGGACTACGAAGCACCGGCACTAACGGTGAAGAACAATGATCTAAAAGCCGTAGTCGGGATCGAAATCGTGCGAAATCAGGTAAGCCTCTAGGAGTTTCTCAAGCTCTGGAAAGTAATCGTAGAGCTCCGAATCGCTGCTGTCGCAGACTTTCGCTTCCCTTCCTTGATTGTCCCAGGAGTTGATGATGTCATTCCTTCCACCAAGATCTGATGGAACTTTACTGCCGAACAGATCGCCAACAGCTCGTAGCTTCTCAACCGCAACTGTGGCTTTCAGCTCTGAGAGCGCGACTATGGTGTCGCTGTAGTGATCTGCCCCCGAATTGTAAAAGAAGCTAACCACCCCTCCATTATTGACTGAATCAATGAAAGCACGCGTGTTGAGCCACAAGAGTTCCGGTGGCTCCATGCCCTCGTACCCAACCGCGTGATATTTATCCCAGAGCCCGTCCCAATTCATTCTCACAGCAGGCTCCGAATCACGGCATCCACCGGCAACCAAGCACAACATGAGCACACATTGCTGCACCCTCACAACCTTCATGTGTCCTCCGTGTCCTCCGTGGTTAGTCCCTTCCGGTGCGCAACCGCCGAGGCGTAGCTCGCCGGCTACCTTTGCTAAACTCAAAACAATGTTGCAAATCCCGCCGCAGCAAAGTGCCGGTCGTTGGTGAACGACTCGGTCGCGCCCACTCTCCTCATCACTTCAAATGAAAGGCAATCGACAATACTCGGTCCGCCGGCGGGAGCGTTGCGATAGGCGGACCAGGCCGCTACGACCTCGCTAGGCGACGGGTCAATCAGGTTGCCGTGTTCGGACATCTCTTGAAACAGGTTCGCGACGACTTCCCCGTGACCGGTTCGGGCCATGGCGTTGCCACACTCCCACATCACCTGCGGCGTGGTGACATAGCGACCCGGGCCCGCGACCAATAATGCCCACGCCTTATTAGCCGCTTCATGCCACTGGTCACGGCGGTCCATCATAGCGAGCAATCCGACGGTATCGAGCAAGACAATCCTCACGGCTGGTGCTCGTTGTGCCGCTCCGCAAGATCGCCACTCTCCGAATCAAACCGCTGCGACAAGATCGCCTCGATGCGTTTCTTGTGGCCTTGTTCCTCGGCGTTCCCAACGACTTTCAGCACGAACTCCACCTCGCAGTTTTCCGGGAGCTGCACCGGCTCGGTTGGGTGGAACATCCCATTCGCAAAAATCGCGTGCACGGTCTTTTCAGAGCCGAAGCCGGGGTCCATTTTGATCTCCTTGTCTGACAACGACTTTTATCAGCATCTTCGGTTTTACGCCGCCGCTTCGATCGCGGTCTTCTCCAAGAGCGCCGTGATCACATCATCGGCGGTCACGCCGTCGGCTTCAGCGTTGAAGTTGGTCACGATGCGGTGCCGCAGCACCGGCTTGGCTACCGCCTTCAAATCGTCGGCCTCGACGCAGTGGCGGCCGGCCAGGGCGGCGCGGGCCTTGGCGGCGAGCACCAGGAACTGGCTCGCCCGCGGGCCGGCGCCCCAGCTGACGTAGTTCTCGACGATCTCCGGTACGCCGCCCTTGCGGACGCGGGTCTGCCGCACGAGGTTGATGGCGTACATCGCCAGGTGGTCGGCGATCGGCATCCGGCGGACCAGGTGGCTCATCTCAGAGATCTGCTCGGCGGTGAGCGTCGGGCTGATCTCGGTCTTGTAGTCGGCGGTGGTCTGCTTGACGATCTGCAGCTCCTCGTCGGCCTCGGGGTAGTCGACCTGCACCATGAACATGAAGCGGTCGAGCTGGGCCTCGGGCAGCGGGTAGGTGCCCTCCTGCTCGATCGGGTTCTGCGTGGCGAGCACAAAAAATGGATCGGGCAGCGCCCGGCGTTCGCCGCCCACGGTGACCTGCTTCTCTTGCATCGCCTCGAGCAGGGCGGCCTGCGTCTTGGGCGGCGTGCGGTTGATCTCGTCGGCCAGCACGATGTTGGCGAAGATCGGGCCCGGCACGAACTTGAACGCCCGGTTGCCGGTCGCGCGGTCCTCCTGCATCACCTCGGTGCCGGTGATGTCGGCGGGCATAAGGTCGGGGGTGAACTGCACGCGGTTGAAGTCGAGCGACAGCGAGTCGCTCAGCGAGCGGATCAGCAGCGTCTTGGCCAGGCCGGGCACGCCGACCAGCAGGCAGTGGCCGCGGGCGAACAAGGAAATCAGGAGCTGCTCGACCACCTCTTGCTGACCGACAATTACCTTGCCGAGCTCGCTCTTGAGCCGGCGGTGGGCCTCGCCGAGTTGGGTGATCGCCTCGATGTCGGACTCGGGGAGCATGCTGGGTCGCCTAAACGGGTAGGGGAGGAACCGCGGCGGGGCCGCGGGCTGGTATTCATACTAGTCGTTTACGCCGGCCGCTGCGCCGGGCGCCGCGTCCAGCAGCGAGACCTGCTCGCCCGGCTGCGGCGGTTCGGCCGGTTGCGGGCCGTAGACAGTCAGTTGTTCGCGGCTGGCGACCACCAACAGGCCGTGGGCGGGCGTTAAATTCGCCCCGGCGCCGCCGACCGGCGCGAGGTCGATCGGGGTGCGCGTCGCCGCTCCGGTCTCGGCATTGCGGGCGTAGATGGCGCCGCGGGTCGGCCAGAACACCTCGTCGCCGGCCAGGCAGCCGCGGCCCATGCCGCGGATCCCGGAGCGGGTGCTGCTGGGCCACTGGTAGCGCACCTCGCCGGTGTTCAGGTCGACGCCGGTGAGCAGCTCGCCGCCGGCGACCAGCGTGCCGCCGCGGACGCCGAGCAGTTCGACGCGGGGGTCGGACCGCTTGGTCGCCCACAGCCAACGTCCCGACGCCTGGTCGAGCGCGAACACGTGGGGCGAATCGACCGGCGCGGCCAGCAGCCGCCCACGGTACGCGATGCACGGCGAGACGCGCGGGGATTCGGCGCCGCGGTCGGGCGCTCCGCCGACCGGGTAGCGGGGGTACTCGGCGATCCAGTCGACCGCGCCGCTGCTGGCGTCGACCGCTGCGATTGCGCCGAGGTTGGAGTTGAAGAACAGTGTGCCGCCCTGCTTGGTGAGCGTGTCGGCCGGGCGGGCGCTGATGGTTTCCTCGGCGGGCGGGCCGCTGCAGACCGAGGTGAACCACAACTGGCGGCCGGTCGCCGCGGAGTAGCAGGCGAGCGCCACCCGGGGCCGCACCTCGGCGGCGTCGAGCGCCACGTAGACCAGTCCGCTCTCGACCAGGGGCGGGCCGCTGAACCGCCACGGCACGTCGGGCTCGTCAAGCTCGACAACCTGCAGGCCCTCGCTCAGCAGGCCGAAGCCGAGCAGCCGCGGGTCGACCGCGGTCCGCACCACCTGCCCGGTGCGCCGCGGGCGTTCACGACCGACGCGGGCGTACAGCACGCCGTGGTCGATCTCAAGCGGCCCGAGCGGCGTCTGGAACGCGCCGCCCAGCACGCCCGACTGCATCACCTGGAACGCCCGCATCCCCTGGGCCTGGTACATCGCCGGCCCGGCGTTGAGGACCGGCGCCTGGTACAGCAGCCCGTCCCTGGTGACGGCCGGCGCGCCGTCGGCCAGCTGCAACGCGATCAAGGCTCCGGCGTCGCGTGTCACAACCCAGGGGCCAAAGACCGCGGGCGTGACCTGTGGGGTCGTGCTGACGATCGGCTGGGGCTGTTGAAAGATGATCCGCCCGCCGCGCTGCACGATGCGGTTCACCCGCGGCCGCAGGTTGGCCAGCGACTCGACCGGCGTCAGCTTGTGGCTCTCGGACCAGATCGGGCCGACGATCTCGCCGAGCGGCGCGGCGACGCCGGTCCGCTGCGAGTCTCCCCCCAGCGTGGTCGCGCCGGCCGGCAGGCCCACACTCGGCCACTCAGCGGCGGCGGCCATCACCTCCGCGAGCCGCTCGCCGAGCGGCCCGCTAACGCCGGCCACGACGCCCTTGGCGTCGGGCGCCGCGAGGCGCAGCAGCGCGGCCTCGATCGCCGCGCGGTCGGTGTCCTGCTCGAGCAGCGAGATCAACGCCAGACGCGTCAAAGCCTCGGGGAGCGCGCCCTCGGCGTCGGGGTAGATGGGAGGCAGGGCCTCGCGTGGCGCCAGCAGCAGCGGCTCGATCTTCGCCCAGTGCTGCATCAGATCAACGCCCGCCAGCACGACGCCGATCGGCCGGCCACGCGGCCCCGACAGCAGCGGGTGCAGCCGGCCCAGCGCTCGGCGGGCGGCGGCGGCGTCGCCCCGTTCGATCGCCAGGTCCGCCAGCAGCAGCACCGCGCGCGGGGTCGCGGAGCTGGTGAAGTAGTCGTCGATTATCCGCTGAACGATGGCCGGGTCGCGGGCCTGTCGGCCCTCGTCGAGCAGC
This Posidoniimonas polymericola DNA region includes the following protein-coding sequences:
- a CDS encoding antitoxin family protein, which produces MDPGFGSEKTVHAIFANGMFHPTEPVQLPENCEVEFVLKVVGNAEEQGHKKRIEAILSQRFDSESGDLAERHNEHQP
- a CDS encoding outer membrane protein assembly factor BamB family protein; amino-acid sequence: MHVPSPLALRRSLLAAVSAVALPAIVCLAPGPRSDCWAAPSPIEAATVSSRTERLLAQVDSLQEDQQWEDALETITLVMDESDGQLVRLPEGRYVPLREACQARLARMPAEVLAEYRRRIDPSAERLLDEGRQARDPAIVQRIIDDYFTSSATPRAVLLLADLAIERGDAAAARRALGRLHPLLSGPRGRPIGVVLAGVDLMQHWAKIEPLLLAPREALPPIYPDAEGALPEALTRLALISLLEQDTDRAAIEAALLRLAAPDAKGVVAGVSGPLGERLAEVMAAAAEWPSVGLPAGATTLGGDSQRTGVAAPLGEIVGPIWSESHKLTPVESLANLRPRVNRIVQRGGRIIFQQPQPIVSTTPQVTPAVFGPWVVTRDAGALIALQLADGAPAVTRDGLLYQAPVLNAGPAMYQAQGMRAFQVMQSGVLGGAFQTPLGPLEIDHGVLYARVGRERPRRTGQVVRTAVDPRLLGFGLLSEGLQVVELDEPDVPWRFSGPPLVESGLVYVALDAAEVRPRVALACYSAATGRQLWFTSVCSGPPAEETISARPADTLTKQGGTLFFNSNLGAIAAVDASSGAVDWIAEYPRYPVGGAPDRGAESPRVSPCIAYRGRLLAAPVDSPHVFALDQASGRWLWATKRSDPRVELLGVRGGTLVAGGELLTGVDLNTGEVRYQWPSSTRSGIRGMGRGCLAGDEVFWPTRGAIYARNAETGAATRTPIDLAPVGGAGANLTPAHGLLVVASREQLTVYGPQPAEPPQPGEQVSLLDAAPGAAAGVND
- a CDS encoding DUF58 domain-containing protein — protein: MPTPPTSRRFLDPAVLAKLKGLRLRAEHIVEGYVAGLHRSPFQGFSIEFAEHREYAPGDDLRFVDWKVFGKTDRVYLKQYEEETNLIAYLVLDQSESMTYQSAAPASNESRRRQPADGAPATAAPMSKLEYAQTAAAALAYLVLHQQDAVGLATFDDRVRRVMRPSSSPATLNQLLLEMERVDAREKTATGPIFHDLAERLSRRGVVFIFSDLFDDVDSMLAGLKHFRHRRHDVVVCHVLDPAELDFPFDQPTLFKGLEGAGEILADPARLREAYRTEFEAFTTAVATGCRTQGADYLQLRTDQPLDAVLHRFLAARQQRVR
- a CDS encoding type II toxin-antitoxin system VapC family toxin, whose amino-acid sequence is MRIVLLDTVGLLAMMDRRDQWHEAANKAWALLVAGPGRYVTTPQVMWECGNAMARTGHGEVVANLFQEMSEHGNLIDPSPSEVVAAWSAYRNAPAGGPSIVDCLSFEVMRRVGATESFTNDRHFAAAGFATLF
- a CDS encoding BatA domain-containing protein yields the protein MIPLPLAFGFANLAILGWLGAAAAPILIHLWMKRVRKETRWAAVRFLQAAIKRHARRLQLQQWILLAIRTAIILLVVLAAAKPTLDSLGLVGPGVRTHRMLVVDASLSMGLETDAGKLITQAKRLAGQLIDQSREGDVFSVATLAAPPRAVLAQPTSDRSRAKRSVEQVELTEGTADLGRGLQLVRQLLTDAEAAASNVDRHEITFFTDLTAATWGPLAGDAPAGDPSDAEAESAATGQAAQLYAKLIEDAVLTVVDVGQPDAENTAVVETRLETSTPTTQRPLAVRAKIARFGGEKDSGSEEQLVDLVVDGVAVASQTARFSAGQTASVSFSHQIRTPGEHTLSVRLAEDRLVADNQRWLACRVEDNVRVLCVEGRRGAAMYVASALNPTGDNDSPIQPEVVSDAELAAIDLADYRCVFFCNVAQLSRNEAQRLESYVRGGGGAVFFLGDRVDADRYNDLLGPPAAATRTVTPVVFKPGDEQDGGLLPAEIGRPVSSPQFRLDPLEYTHPIVAPFRGRERAGLITTPVSRFYQLILPNDAASQTALATTGGDPLLVTSEFGRGRVVLFATDGSLTSVDPSTGEPWTAMPAWPSFLPIVRELLSFASTGGGGPPAVTVGEAIGGPAPEWAAGSELAVIRPDGQQETTLVSAVRGAWSYDRTDRAGVYVVRAEDRPGTLAAAAVNPDPRESDLARTPSAALPAELRLRNSPTTDSGEAANLAPATGVHRGLLMAALLLVLLETFLAYWFGRSAG
- a CDS encoding DMP19 family protein; its protein translation is MKVVRVQQCVLMLCLVAGGCRDSEPAVRMNWDGLWDKYHAVGYEGMEPPELLWLNTRAFIDSVNNGGVVSFFYNSGADHYSDTIVALSELKATVAVEKLRAVGDLFGSKVPSDLGGRNDIINSWDNQGREAKVCDSSDSELYDYFPELEKLLEAYLISHDFDPDYGF
- a CDS encoding AAA family ATPase translates to MLPESDIEAITQLGEAHRRLKSELGKVIVGQQEVVEQLLISLFARGHCLLVGVPGLAKTLLIRSLSDSLSLDFNRVQFTPDLMPADITGTEVMQEDRATGNRAFKFVPGPIFANIVLADEINRTPPKTQAALLEAMQEKQVTVGGERRALPDPFFVLATQNPIEQEGTYPLPEAQLDRFMFMVQVDYPEADEELQIVKQTTADYKTEISPTLTAEQISEMSHLVRRMPIADHLAMYAINLVRQTRVRKGGVPEIVENYVSWGAGPRASQFLVLAAKARAALAGRHCVEADDLKAVAKPVLRHRIVTNFNAEADGVTADDVITALLEKTAIEAAA